From the Microplitis mediator isolate UGA2020A chromosome 6, iyMicMedi2.1, whole genome shotgun sequence genome, one window contains:
- the LOC130670511 gene encoding uncharacterized protein LOC130670511, with the protein MQELWLEKPSWDNPLAANQRHKWRNFKNELKFISEIKIPRWIHSSTCSTTEIHGFSDASQLAMAAAVFIKVHTPAHGVRVTLLCSKTKVAPLKRLTIPRLELTAAHMLAKLTKHCQSTLNLTQSPIYLWTDSTITLTWIKSHPSRWKEFVRNRVSHIQDLLPDGHWNFIPGTQNPADCATRGLTPTQLRDHQLWWTGPLWLLKSSSSWPKCPSIDDTGAQAEERPGLALFSSNSSLKSNWPIMERPIPLLRMLRATAICFRLRDMIKKSPNSSLKTPITSEEVISALNFCIKETQRIHFSNEINMHFKHAPWPNGHPFARLVAFIDTDGIIRVGGRLENSPNQDQSKHPAILPRNAALTKLIISDAHQRTMHGGTQLTLAFIRQKYWIIGGRQPVRSIILKCIRCARHRADRAQQLMGQLPVSRVTPSSAFTHTGVDYAGPITLKNWRRRGAKTYKGWICVFVCLSTSAVHLEVVSDYSSSGFIAALRRFISRRGICTALYSDCGTTFKGDETDLNRLFTQGTQESREILDHITVNSIAWHFNPPAAPHMGGKWEAAVKSLKHHLTRSVGESSFTFEEFTTLLTQIEAILNSRPLEPLTEDPDDMDALTPGHFLIERALNMIPEPALIDTNSSRLSRWQFLQQRVQQFWNHWSTSYLQRQLAITKWQRPTHQIQVGSLVLLTDERFPPTRWPLARIIALHPGKDGLTRVATLKTVNSTLTRPITKLALLPIEPEPQEDDEE; encoded by the coding sequence ATGCAGGAGCTTTGGCTCGAAAAGCCCAGCTGGGACAATCCATTGGCAGCCAATCAACGGCATAAGTGGAGAAACTTCAAAAATGAACTCAAATTTATCTCTGAAATCAAAATTCCAAGATGGATCCACTCATCCACGTGCTCAACCACCGAAATCCATGGATTCTCGGACGCCTCTCAATTGGCAATGGCAGCTGCCGTGTTCATCAAAGTCCACACACCTGCTCATGGAGTCAGAGTTACGCTGCTCTGCTCCAAAACCAAGGTAGCTCCGTTAAAACGACTAACGATACCAAGGTTAGAACTCACCGCAGCTCACATGTTGGCAAAACTCACAAAACACTGCCAGAGCACTCTAAATCTCACTCAATCGCCAATATACTTGTGGACGGACTCAACAATTACACTCACGTGGATTAAATCTCATCCGTCTCGCTGGAAGGagtttgttcgaaatagggtGTCACATATTCAAGATCTACTTCCAGATGGCCACTGGAATTTCATTCCGGGCACACAAAATCCAGCAGACTGCGCAACACGAGGGTTGACACCTACTCAACTCCGTGATCATCAACTATGGTGGACTGGCCCACTATGGTTGCTCAAGAGTTCATCGTCCTGGCCTAAATGTCCATCAATCGATGATACAGGAGCTCAAGCAGAAGAACGGCCTGGACTGGCTCTATTCTCATCGAATTCATCGCTGAAATCAAATTGGCCTATCATGGAACGGCCAATACCACTCCTACGCATGTTACGAGCTACTGCAATCTGCTTTAGACTTCGTGACATGATCAAGAAATCACCAAACTCATCACTCAAGACTCCAATTACTTCTGAAGAAGTAATTTCTGCACTCAACTTCTGTATCAAAGAAACTCAACGCATTCATTTTTCAAACGAGATCAACATGCACTTCAAACACGCACCATGGCCTAATGGTCATCCATTTGCTCGATTGGTTGCATTCATTGACACCGACGGCATCATTCGAGTAGGTGGACGGTTGGAAAATTCTCCAAATCAAGACCAAAGTAAGCATCCTGCTATTCTACCACGGAATGCGGCACTCACTAAACTCATCATCTCTGATGCTCATCAGCGTACCATGCATGGTGGTACTCAACTTACTCTGGCATTCATACGACAAAAGTACTGGATCATTGGCGGTAGACAACCAGTACGCTCAATTATACTCAAATGTATAAGATGCGCACGACATCGTGCTGATAGAGCTCAACAACTCATGGGTCAGCTACCAGTATCACGAGTTACTCCATCATCTGCATTCACTCACACTGGAGTTGACTATGCTGGCCCAATAACACTCAAAAATTGGAGACGCAGAGGAGCAAAAACATACAAAGGCTGGATTTGTGTTTTTGTCTGCCTTTCTACGTCAGCAGTACATCTAGAGGTAGTCAGCGACTACAGCTCTAGTGGGTTCATCGCAGCACTCCGCAGATTTATCAGCCGACGAGGCATCTGCACAGCACTCTACAGCGATTGTGGAACGACGTTCAAAGGCGATGAAACTGATCTCAACCGTCTGTTCACTCAAGGAACTCAAGAGTCAAGAGAAATACTGGATCACATCACTGTGAACAGTATTGCCTGGCATTTCAATCCACCAGCAGCTCCACACATGGGTGGAAAGTGGGAAGCTGCTGTCAAATCACTCAAGCATCATCTTACTCGATCAGTGGGAGAGTCTTCATTTACGTTTGAAGAATTTACGACTCTTCTTACGCAAATTGAAGCTATATTGAATTCAAGACCATTGGAGCCACTCACGGAAGATCCAGATGATATGGATGCACTCACTCCTGGTCACTTCTTGATTGAACGAGCACTCAACATGATTCCTGAACCAGCACTCATAGATACAAATAGTTCTCGATTGTCCAGATGGCAATTTCTACAACAACGTGTTCAACAGTTCTGGAATCATTGGTCTACAAGTTATCTTCAAAGACAACTGGCAATCACCAAGTGGCAACGTCCAACTCATCAAATCCAAGTTGGGTCACTTGTATTACTCACCGACGAAAGGTTTCCACCAACCAGGTGGCCTCTCGCTCGTATTATCGCACTCCACCCTGGCAAAGATGGATTGACCAGGGTTGCTACGCTTAAAACAGTGAACTCAACACTCACTCGTCCAATTACGAAGCTTGCACTCCTACCAATTGAACCAGAACCACAAGAAGATGACGAAGAATAA